One Natrinema amylolyticum DNA window includes the following coding sequences:
- a CDS encoding phenylalanine--tRNA ligase subunit alpha: MQLPAQQVAVLEAANADEATSVDALAAATDLPPETVTGAVFELEDEGLVAVSERVDETVALTDEGRDYVDDGLPEVRLYEAALEAGADADPVSMGQVIGASGLEGSAVDIALSNYARKGYGAIDSGEITADPDADPDADAEANALEALADVDDAPVDSVDVDSETLESLERRGLLDRRESTVREVTLTERAVTELMAGIETAETVGQVTPELLTSGEWEDVEFSEYNVEADAERFDGGKVHILRQTAERVKDTLVGMGFQEMDGPHVDADFWINDCLFMPQDHPARTHWDRFALEQPTHIDELPEDLVDRVERAHREGVGPDGEGYHSPWDEDFARALALRGHTTSLSTRYLSGEEVGDLEPPQRYFSVEKVYRNDTLDPTHLLEFFQIEGWVMAEDLSVRDLMGTFEEFYSQFGIEDIQFKPHYNPYTEPSFELFGTHPTTGELVEIGNSGIFREEMLEPLGVECDVMAWGLALERLLMLMYGFEDIRDIHGTLCDLELLRETEVTY; this comes from the coding sequence ATGCAACTTCCAGCACAACAGGTCGCGGTCCTAGAGGCCGCGAACGCGGACGAGGCAACGTCCGTCGACGCCCTCGCCGCGGCGACCGACCTCCCGCCCGAAACCGTCACCGGGGCCGTCTTCGAACTCGAGGACGAAGGGCTGGTCGCCGTCAGCGAGCGCGTCGACGAAACGGTCGCCCTGACCGACGAGGGGCGCGACTACGTCGACGACGGACTGCCCGAGGTCCGGCTCTACGAGGCCGCCCTCGAGGCCGGTGCCGACGCAGACCCCGTCTCGATGGGGCAGGTCATCGGCGCGTCGGGACTCGAGGGCAGCGCGGTCGACATCGCGCTCTCGAACTACGCGCGCAAGGGGTACGGCGCGATCGACAGCGGCGAGATCACGGCCGACCCCGACGCGGACCCGGACGCCGATGCGGAGGCGAACGCGCTCGAGGCACTGGCCGACGTCGACGACGCCCCGGTCGACAGCGTCGACGTCGATTCGGAGACGCTCGAGTCCCTCGAGCGGCGCGGACTGCTCGACCGACGCGAGTCGACGGTCCGCGAAGTGACGCTGACCGAGCGCGCCGTCACGGAGCTGATGGCGGGCATCGAGACTGCCGAGACGGTCGGCCAGGTCACCCCCGAACTGCTCACGAGCGGCGAGTGGGAGGACGTCGAGTTCTCCGAGTACAACGTCGAGGCCGACGCCGAGCGGTTCGACGGCGGCAAGGTCCACATCCTGCGCCAGACCGCCGAGCGCGTCAAGGACACCCTCGTCGGGATGGGCTTCCAGGAGATGGACGGCCCGCACGTCGACGCGGACTTCTGGATCAACGACTGCCTGTTCATGCCCCAGGACCATCCCGCGCGCACGCACTGGGACCGGTTCGCCCTGGAGCAGCCGACCCACATCGACGAACTCCCCGAGGACCTCGTCGACCGCGTCGAGCGCGCTCACCGGGAAGGCGTCGGTCCGGACGGCGAGGGCTACCACTCGCCGTGGGACGAGGACTTCGCGCGGGCGCTCGCGCTGCGCGGGCACACCACCTCACTGTCGACGCGCTACCTCTCGGGCGAGGAGGTCGGCGACCTCGAGCCGCCACAGCGGTACTTCAGCGTCGAGAAGGTCTACCGAAACGACACGCTCGACCCGACCCACCTGCTCGAGTTCTTCCAGATCGAGGGCTGGGTGATGGCCGAGGACCTCTCCGTTCGCGACCTCATGGGGACCTTCGAGGAGTTCTACTCCCAATTCGGGATCGAGGACATCCAGTTCAAGCCCCACTACAACCCCTACACGGAGCCCAGCTTCGAGCTGTTCGGCACGCATCCGACGACCGGCGAACTCGTCGAAATCGGCAACTCGGGGATCTTCCGCGAGGAGATGCTCGAGCCCCTCGGCGTGGAGTGCGACGTGATGGCCTGGGGGCTGGCCTTAGAGCGACTGCTCATGCTGATGTACGGCTTCGAGGACATTCGAGACATCCACGGGACGCTGTGTGACCTCGAACTGCTGCGAGAGACGGAGGTGACCTACTGA